A part of Neovison vison isolate M4711 chromosome 6, ASM_NN_V1, whole genome shotgun sequence genomic DNA contains:
- the LOC122908439 gene encoding 60S ribosomal protein L17-like, whose amino-acid sequence MVRYSLDPENPTKSCKSRGSNLHVHFKNTRETAQAIKGMHIRKATKYLKDVTLQKQCVPFRRYNGGVGRCAQAKQWGWTQCRWPKKSAEFLLHMLKNAESNAELKGLDVDSLVIEHIQVNKAPKMRRRTYRAHGRINPYMSSPCHIEMILTEKEQIVPKPEEEVAQKKKISQKKLKKQKLMARE is encoded by the coding sequence ATGGTTCGCTATTCGCTTGACCCGGAAAACCCTACGAAATCATGCAAGTCAAGAGGTTCAAATCTCCATGTTCACTTTAAGAACACACGTGAAACTGCCCAGGCCATCAAGGGTATGCATATCCGAAAAGCCACCAAGTATCTGAAAGACGTCACTTTGCAGAAGCAGTGTGTGCCATTCCGTCGCTACAATGGTGGAGTTGGTAGGTGTGCCCAGGCCAAACAATGGGGCTGGACACAATGTCGGTGGCCCAAGAAGAGCGCTGAATTTTTACTGCACATGCTTAAGAACGCAGAGAGTAATGCTGAACTTAAGGGTTTAGATGTCGATTCTCTGGTCATTGAGCACATTCAGGTGAACAAAGCCCCCAAGATGCGGCGTAGGACTTACAGGGCTCATGGTCGCATTAACCCATACATGAGCTCTCCCTGCCACATTGAGATGATCCTTACTGAAAAAGAGCAGATTGTTCCTAAACCAGAAGAGGAGGttgcacagaagaaaaagatatcccagaagaaactgaagaaacaaaaacttatggCCCGGGAGTAA